In Arachis hypogaea cultivar Tifrunner chromosome 2, arahy.Tifrunner.gnm2.J5K5, whole genome shotgun sequence, a genomic segment contains:
- the LOC112733036 gene encoding putative disease resistance RPP13-like protein 1, which yields MAEALVVGALVSASISLVLNRLISPEFVNSVVSKKLNCKLVERLKTALLAAKALAADAEQKQFGNELVREWLDSLRDALYTADDLLDRVFIKAQIRQKVRVRLPLRLNLSAWKMVTKINKVVKRIEDLQKLKDSLDLKEIPMGSSSWRTPSTSLERGTVYGRDDDEQALIKMLNDNNDHNLSVISIVGMGGVGKTTLAQCLYNSKDLMDGVDLNAWVCVSEHFDVIETTKNVIKGISSGVCSLDNFDLLQQDLKKKLSEKKFFIVLDDVWSEDADKWNSFITPFQHGKKGSTILLTTRKVNVGRIVQHYNSYILKQLSDDDCWSIFVDNASFPESNGSSELEEIGRKIVKRCDGLPLAAETLGRLLRSERRVEEWNRILSNDIWEFPMSNSKIVPALLISYYHLPAHLKRCFVYCSLYPKDYQFDKDELILLWMAEDLLRPPRKGETLEEVGCECFDDLASRLFFKQVKNDDEKYFVMHDLIHVLATFLAGDFYYRFSKELGEKEERNILTRHLSYTHSIPEKACSSSEIESLRTLLYVNDKPYIRGERATLPCDILSKNKYLRILSFDRLNIFPDSIGKLIQVRYLGLSRSDVEILPESLCNLCNLQILKLQDCSKLTMLPNGMCNLVNLRCLDIRGTPLKEMPKGMGKLKQLHILSNFVVGKQEDNGIQELGELLNLHGSLEIEKLENVVDGNEARSARIIDKKHIEELLLKWSVSSGDDDMVSNTHTDEQDILHGLQPHRVLKVLRIKGYKGKIFPDWLGRCSYSNMTRVSLLDCKNCCMLPSLGQLPSLKSLCIERFDQLKSIGKKFYKNEGHQHSSPIAPFASLTCHVGRSGSYLTQKPFLSLRALL from the coding sequence ATGGCTGAAGCACTTGTTGTTGGAGCTTTAGTTTCTGCCTCCATAAGCCTTGTTCTTAACAGGCTCATTTCACCTGAGTTTGTCAACTCGGTGGTGAGCAAGAAGCTGAACTGCAAGTTGGTTGAGAGGCTCAAGACTGCTCTCTTGGCTGCCAAAGCTCTGGCTGCTGACGCTGAGCAGAAGCAGTTTGGAAACGAACTCGTGAGGGAGTGGCTTGATAGTCTCAGGGATGCTCTCTACACTGCTGATGACTTGCTGGACCGTGTCTTCATCAAAGCTCAAATTCGCCAAAAGGTACGCGTTCGCCTTCCTCTCCGCCTTAATTTATCTGCTTGGAAGATGGTGACTAAGATAAACAAGGTGGTTAAAAGAATAGAAGATCTTCAGAAACTTAAAGATAGCCTTGATCTGAAAGAGATTCCAATGGGTAGCTCCTCATGGAGAACTCCATCCACTTCTCTTGAAAGGGGGACTGTCTATGGCAGGGATGATGACGAACAGGCATTAATCAAGATGCTAAATGACAACAATGATCATaacttgtctgtcatctctattgTTGGTATGGGTGGGGTTGGTAAAACTACTTTAGCACAATGCCTGTACAACAGTAAGGATTTGATGGACGGGGTTGATCTAAATGCATGGGTTTGTGTTTCTGAACATTTTGATGTCATTGAGACTACTAAGAATGTTATAAAGGGGATCTCTTCAGGTGTTTGTAGTCTTGACAACTTTGATTTACTTCAGCAAGATTTGAAGAAAAAACTGTCAGAGAAGAAGTTCTTCATTGTTTTGGATGATGTTTGGAGTGAAGATGCTGACAAGTGGAATAGTTTTATCACCCCTTTTCAACATGGGAAAAAGGGAAGCACTATTCTCCTAACTACCCGCAAGGTAAATGTTGGTCGAATAGTCCAACACTATAACTCTTACATTCTCAAGCAACTGTCAGATGATGATTGTTGGTCTATTTTTGTGGACAATGCATCCTTTCCTGAGTCAAATGGGAGCTCGGAACTGGAAGAAATAGGTAGAAAGATTGTCAAGAGGTGTGATGGTTTGCCATTAGCTGCGGAAACACTTGGACGCTTGTTGCGCTCAGAGCGTCGTGTTGAAGAATGGAATAGAATACTATCGAATGACATTTGGGAATTTCCTATGTCAAATAGTAAAATTGTTCCTGCATTGTTAATAAGTTACTATCATCTTCCTGCACATTTAAAACGCTGCTTTGTTTATTGTTCATTGTATCCCAAAGATTATCAATTTGATAAAGATGAATTAATCTTGCTATGGATGGCTGAAGATCTTTTACGACCACCAAGGAAGGGAGAGACTTTAGAAGAAGTTGGTTGCGAGTGTTTTGATGACTTGGCTTCAAGACTATTTTTCAAGCAGGTCAAGAATGATGATGAGAAGTATTTTGTGATGCATGATCTGATACATGTGTTGGCGACTTTTCTTGCGGGAGATTTTTATTATAGATTCTCAAAAGAACTTGGTGAAAAGGAAGAGAGGAATATTCTAACTCGTCATTTGTCATACACTCATTCAATCCCTGAGAAAGCATGCTCCTCTAGTGAAATAGAATCTTTGAGGACACTATTGTATGTCAATGATAAACCTTATATCCGGGGAGAACGCGCAACATTACCGTGTGACATATTGTCAAAGAATAAATACTTGAGAATTTTGTCCTTTGATAGACTCAATATATTTCCTGATTCAATAGGTAAATTGATCCAAGTGCGCTATTTGGGTCTCTCTAGAAGTGATGTTGAGATACTGCCCGAGTCATTGTGCAATTTGTGTAATTTACAAATATTAAAGCTACAAGATTGTTCAAAGCTGACTATGCTGCCCAATGGTATGTGTAATCTTGTGAATTTGCGGTGTCTTGATATAAGGGGTACTCCTCTGAAAGAAATGCCAAAAGGAATGGGCAAATTAAAACAGTTGCACATTTTAAGCAACTTTGTCGTGGGAAagcaagaagacaatggaatTCAAGAGTTAGGAGAGCTTTTAAATCTTCATGGATCACTTGAGATTGAGAAATTGGAGAATGTGGTTGATGGCAATGAGGCAAGGAGTGCAAGGATAATAGATAAGAAGCACATTGAGGAGTTATTGTTGAAATGGTCTGTGTCTTCAGGTGATGATGATATGGTTTCAAACACACATACTGATGAACAAGATATACTCCACGGCTTGCAACCTCACCGTGTCTTGAAAGTGTTGAGAATCAAGGGATACAAAGGTAAAATATTTCCAGATTGGTTGGGGCGCTGTTCCTACAGCAATATGACACGTGTATCACTGTTGGATTGCAAGAATTGCTGCATGCTGCCTTCACTTGGACAACTGCCATCTCTAAAGTCCCTCTGCATTGAAAGGTTTGATCAGCTGAAGAGCATTGGCAAGAAGTTTTACAAGAACGAAGGCCATCAACATTCTTCGCCTATTGCACCCTTTGCCTCGCTGACATGTCATGTTGGGAGGAGTGGCAGTTACCTGACTCAGAAGCCTTTCCTCAGCTTAAGAGCCTTGTTATAA
- the LOC112733028 gene encoding basic endochitinase — MENKPSHFSSLLFLLIPLVLFSTANCGIVTYWGQGDEQLHEGTLSEACNSGLYQIVNIAFLSKFGNRNRPPHVNLASHCNNVPNCHKKVGKGIKNCQSKNVSVLLSIGGASEGYRLSSAHHANRLADYLWNNFLGGQSSQRPFGDAILDGIDFDIEGNRGDPENYAVLAMKLREHMDKKKRKFYLSAAPQCPFPDHNQNPALSKVHFDFVFIQFYNNPDCQVASNHFRRSWNKWTKTIKAHKFYVGLLAMPAGSDTGYVPPETVLNKVLPFVKKSPKYGGVMLWNRGLDKNSGFSAKIHDSVNE; from the exons ATGGAGAATAAACCATCACACTTTTCATCTCTCTTATTCCTTCTAATTCCCCTTGTGTTATTTTCCACTGCAAATTGTGGTATTGTTACTTACTGGGGCCAAGGTGATGAACAACTTCATGAAGGAACATTATCAGAAGCATGTAACTCAGGACTTTATCAAATTGTCAACATAGCATTCCTAAGTAAATTTGGGAATCGCAATAGACCACCCCATGTGAATCTAGCAAGTCACTGTAACAATGTTCCTAATTGCCACAAAAAAGTGGGCAAAGGCATAAAAAATTGCCAAAGTAAAAATGTCAGTGTCTTGCTCTCAATTGGAGGTGCTAGTGAAGGCTATCGATTATCATCTGCTCATCATGCTAACCGTTTAGCGGATTACTTATGGAATAACTTTTTGGGGGGACAATCAAGCCAAAG GCCATTTGGTGATGCTATATTGGATGGAATTGACTTTGACATAGAAGGGAATCGTGGAGACCCAGAAAACTATGCAGTGCTAGCTATGAAGCTAAGAGAACACATggacaagaagaaaagaaagttctACCTAAGTGCTGCACCACAATGTCCATTCCCTGATCATAACCAAAATCCAGCACTCTCCAAAGTTCATTTCGACTTTGTCTTCATTCAGTTCTACAACAACCCTGATTGCCAAGTTGCCTCAAACCACTTCCGAAGAAGCTGGAATAAGTGGACTAAAACCATAAAAGCTCACAAGTTCTATGTTGGCCTCCTCGCCATGCCGGCTGGCAGTGACACCGGTTATGTGCCGCCGGAGACAGTCTTAAATAAAGTTTTGCCTTTTGTCAAGAAATCGCCCAAGTATGGAGGAGTCATGCTGTGGAATAGAGGACTGGACAAAAATAGTGGATTTAGTGCCAAAATACATGATAGTGTTAATGAATAA
- the LOC112733065 gene encoding cyclin-dependent kinase F-1-like: MDPPSKSWSIHTRSEIIAKYQILERVGAGAYADVYRGRRLSDDLIVALKEIHDYQSAFREIDALQILQGSPNVVVLHEYFWREDEDAVLVLEYLRTDLATVIDDAKKKKNGLPVGEIKRWMMQILCGVDSCHRNMIVHRDLKPGNLLIGDDGILKLADFGQARILGEPGFDTSEENPQTYEHDGSSLQAGSGNQEQGTVLREEYFRVLDELKTKRSAEDIDKDTNIPDGNTSCLATCTTSDIDDDPLKSSFSYEAREDDGEEAGCLTSCVGTRWFRAPELLYGSTNYGLEIDLWSLGCIFAELLTLDPLFPGTADIDQLSRIINVLGNLDEKAWPGCSKLPDYGIISFSKVENPPGLEACLPNRSPDEVALVKKLVCYDPAKRATATELLHDKYFNEEPLPVPVSELHVPLNRKGEDENSPWHDYNYMGSDSDLEDFGPVNITKTGTGFSIQFP, from the exons ATGGATCCTCCATCTAAGAGCTGGAGCATCCACACCAGATCCGAAATAATCGCCAAGTACCAAATCCTGGAGCGCGTTGGCGCCGGAGCTTACGCTGACGTGTACCGCGGCCGACGCCTCTCCGACGATCTAATCGTCGCACTCAAAGAAATCCACGATTACCAGTCCGCGTTTCGCGAAATTGATGCGCTTCAGATTCTCCAGGGTTCTCCAAACGTCGTCGTTTTGCACGAGTACTTTTGGCGCGAAGATGAGGACGCTGTGCTCGTGCTCGAGTACCTAAGGACGGATCTCGCAACCGTTATTGAtgacgcgaagaagaagaagaatggactCCCCGTTGGGGAGATTAAGCGGTGGATGATGCAGATCCTATGCGGTGTTGACTCGTGTCACCGGAACATGATCGTGCATCGGGATTTGAAGCCCGGTAATCTGTTGATCGGAGATGATGGAATTCTCAAGTTGGCAGATTTTGGACAG GCAAGGATACTTGGGGAGCCAGGATTTGATACTTCTGAGGAGAACCCACAAACTTATGAACATGATGGTTCTTCACTCCAAGCAGGGTCTGGAAATCAAGAGCAGGGAACTGTCCTTCGCGAAGAATATTTTAGAGTCTTGGATGAACTGAAAACAAAGAGATCTGCAGAGGACATTGATAAGGATACAAACATTCCTGACGGAAATACCTCCTGTCTTGCAACGTGCACAACAAGTGATATAGATGATGACCCTTTGAAATCTAGCTTTAGTTATGAAGCAAGGGAGGACGATGGAGAAGAAGCGGGTTGTCTCACGTCGTGCGTCGGAACTCGTTGGTTTAGGGCTCCTGAGCTGCTTTATGGATCCACAAACTATGGTTTAGAAATTGATCTATGGTCTTTGGGATGTATATTTGCAGAGCTCTTAACACTGGATCCCTTATTTCCTGGAACAGCCGATATCGATCAGCTTAGTAGGATTATTAATGTTTTGGGCAACCTCGATGAGAAAGCATGGCCAGGTTGTTCCAAACTTCCCGATTATGGAATAATCTCATTTAGTAAGGTGGAAAACCCTCCTGGGCTTGAAGCTTGCCTGCCCAATCGCTCCCCCGACGAAGTGGCTCTAGTAAAAAAGCTGGTTTGTTACGATCCGGCCAAGAGAGCTACAGCAACGGAGCTACTCCATGACAAGTACTTTAATGAAGAACCTCTTCCTGTTCCGGTTTCAGAGTTGCATGTTCCTCTGAACAGAAAGGGAGAAGATGAAAACTCCCCGTGGCATGATTACAATTACATGGGTTCTGATTCTGACCTAGAGGACTTTGGCCCTGTGAATATCACAAAAACTGGTACTGGTTTCTCCATACAGTTTCCATGA